Proteins from a genomic interval of Undibacterium parvum:
- a CDS encoding putative quinol monooxygenase translates to MFASGYYMTAELRIKDETRVDETLAALLKLASITRTEPGCRLFMLHQDVIDKQHLFLWEGWDNESALATHLAAPHTQTYFALDLTEVLLNVGTAALL, encoded by the coding sequence ATGTTCGCTTCTGGCTACTACATGACCGCTGAACTGCGGATAAAAGATGAAACACGGGTAGACGAGACACTTGCCGCCTTATTAAAACTGGCATCAATTACGCGTACCGAGCCGGGTTGCCGGCTGTTTATGCTACACCAAGACGTAATCGACAAACAGCATCTATTTCTTTGGGAGGGCTGGGATAACGAGTCGGCATTAGCCACTCACCTTGCCGCTCCGCATACACAGACTTATTTCGCTCTTGATCTGACCGAAGTTCTGCTAAACGTCGGAACAGCAGCGCTACTTTAA
- a CDS encoding LysE family translocator, giving the protein MHLYLLFLAMAAATVLSPGPGVVMTITNALRFGLRGTIGGILGIAFGALFVAATSATSLGVLLATSVLAFTVLKFMGAAYLVYLGVRLWRAPEFKLTGEPAHEASFRKRFIEGLSLQLSNPKAIFFFLSVFPQFIDPERNYLTQFTTLVITYAFLVVIIHSIYATFSSRAKVWLTSDRGGRAIRRTSGVTLIIFGTILAAAKQ; this is encoded by the coding sequence ATGCACCTGTATCTTCTCTTCCTTGCGATGGCCGCGGCGACCGTCCTTAGCCCTGGCCCAGGCGTCGTCATGACTATCACTAACGCGCTTCGTTTTGGCCTGCGCGGCACCATCGGCGGGATTCTAGGTATCGCGTTCGGAGCGCTTTTCGTCGCTGCTACTTCAGCCACAAGTCTAGGTGTACTGCTCGCCACGTCAGTACTGGCCTTCACAGTGCTCAAGTTTATGGGGGCGGCGTATCTAGTCTACCTGGGTGTTCGGCTTTGGAGAGCCCCCGAGTTCAAACTCACTGGAGAGCCCGCGCATGAGGCGAGCTTCCGCAAGCGCTTCATCGAGGGCTTGTCGCTACAACTCAGCAACCCGAAAGCAATCTTCTTTTTTCTTTCCGTATTCCCGCAGTTCATCGATCCGGAGAGGAACTATTTGACTCAGTTCACCACTCTCGTTATCACCTACGCGTTCCTAGTCGTCATCATCCACAGCATCTATGCGACCTTTTCGAGCCGCGCAAAGGTATGGCTCACGTCGGACCGCGGAGGCCGGGCGATTAGACGAACCTCTGGCGTGACACTGATCATCTTCGGCACAATTCTTGCTGCAGCAAAACAATGA
- a CDS encoding EamA family transporter, which yields MTSKLDVISMRHFLLALAVVSIWGTNFVVVKVALVHLPPLLLAALRFSLAFMPATLFVPRPAVSIGNLALYGLLIGVGQIGLLYVAMNGYISPGIASLVVQMQVFFTIALSMRMNGERLRTIQWLALLLSGVGLAIVFFHTDGMVTGFGLFLVLTAALAWAGANMTAQKSGATNMFSYVVWSSAFAIPPLFALSFVIDGWDTDLAAMRHAGTATWFAVIWQAWGNSLFGFAVWGWLLARHPAATVVPIALLIPVFGIGASILWLGESFPTWEFVAAALIVAGLAVNLLRTPPANGV from the coding sequence ATGACGAGTAAGCTAGACGTCATCTCAATGCGACACTTTCTCCTCGCACTGGCAGTTGTTTCCATCTGGGGTACGAACTTCGTCGTCGTCAAGGTCGCTCTAGTGCATCTGCCACCGCTACTGCTCGCGGCACTGCGCTTCTCCCTTGCCTTTATGCCTGCGACGCTCTTCGTCCCGCGTCCTGCGGTCAGCATTGGCAACCTTGCGCTATATGGACTATTGATCGGCGTCGGTCAAATTGGACTTCTCTATGTCGCCATGAATGGATACATCTCGCCTGGCATAGCCTCCTTGGTGGTTCAGATGCAGGTGTTCTTTACCATTGCGCTGTCGATGCGAATGAATGGAGAGCGGCTACGCACAATTCAATGGCTTGCGCTGCTGCTCTCCGGAGTAGGCTTGGCGATCGTCTTCTTTCATACAGACGGTATGGTGACGGGCTTTGGATTGTTTCTTGTATTGACTGCGGCGCTGGCATGGGCTGGTGCGAATATGACAGCCCAAAAAAGCGGGGCCACAAACATGTTCTCTTACGTTGTCTGGTCTAGCGCATTTGCCATTCCACCCCTTTTTGCATTGTCATTCGTAATCGATGGTTGGGATACAGACCTGGCTGCCATGCGTCATGCGGGCACTGCCACCTGGTTCGCCGTCATCTGGCAGGCCTGGGGTAACTCACTCTTTGGTTTCGCCGTTTGGGGATGGTTGCTGGCTCGCCATCCCGCAGCAACAGTAGTACCTATTGCCTTGCTGATCCCCGTGTTTGGTATCGGCGCCTCAATACTATGGCTGGGTGAGTCTTTTCCGACCTGGGAATTTGTCGCAGCGGCGCTCATCGTTGCGGGATTGGCAGTGAACCTGCTCAGAACGCCGCCTGCTAATGGCGTATAA
- a CDS encoding glutathione S-transferase family protein, whose amino-acid sequence MIRFYYHPSPNPSKVALFLEESGLAYQLILVDIHKGEQHTPEYLAINPNGRTPALVDGDVTVFDSNAILLYLAEKTGQFLPAATPEARGQMYSWLMLQGTGLAPMTGQYAHFQFFAPEPLPYALNRFEFEAWRHWNLIDAQLAKQRYMLGEAYTIVDMAIWGWARVIPFALGSSAFDKLPHVKRLFDEINARPAAQRTEDLKNQHSHKTDFDADTLKALFPHNTKQAVCAV is encoded by the coding sequence ATGATCAGGTTTTACTATCACCCATCTCCAAACCCTAGCAAAGTTGCACTTTTTCTCGAGGAAAGTGGGCTAGCTTATCAACTCATATTGGTCGATATTCACAAAGGTGAGCAACACACACCAGAGTACTTGGCGATCAATCCAAACGGGAGAACCCCTGCCTTAGTCGATGGTGATGTAACCGTCTTCGATAGCAATGCAATTTTGCTGTATCTTGCGGAAAAAACTGGTCAATTTTTACCTGCTGCCACACCAGAGGCGCGCGGACAAATGTACTCCTGGCTGATGTTGCAAGGCACTGGTCTCGCGCCAATGACAGGTCAATACGCACATTTCCAATTCTTCGCACCGGAGCCTCTTCCTTATGCCCTAAATCGTTTCGAATTCGAAGCATGGCGCCATTGGAATTTGATTGACGCGCAATTGGCGAAACAGCGGTATATGTTAGGCGAGGCATATACAATCGTTGACATGGCAATTTGGGGTTGGGCCAGGGTCATCCCATTCGCGCTAGGTAGTTCTGCATTTGACAAATTACCTCATGTTAAACGCCTGTTCGACGAAATCAACGCACGACCAGCGGCACAACGTACGGAAGATTTAAAAAACCAACATTCACACAAGACGGATTTTGATGCGGATACGCTCAAGGCCTTATTTCCGCACAATACCAAACAAGCTGTTTGCGCGGTATAA
- a CDS encoding SDR family oxidoreductase produces the protein MKQMQQSKTIVITGSSSGFGALTAKSLAAHGHDVIATMRDASTRNLAKKADLESFARSGGYRLQVVELDVTSDDSVAAAMDHITSTHGVVDVLVNNAGVMNIGVTEAYSIAELQTQFDVNTLGPARMFRAVLPGMRTQGSGLIVSVTSLAGRVVFPFFGAYAASKFALEALAEAYRYELSGTGVDSVIVEPGAFGTELLPRSPAPNDKATVDAYGAVGRIPDAMKASFQKMYDSPEPPQPQDVADAIVRLIEQNNRRPLRTVVMAPGMDFGVERLNQAVSTIQNELMTTLEFGSMV, from the coding sequence ATGAAACAGATGCAGCAATCCAAGACGATCGTTATTACAGGCTCAAGCAGTGGCTTTGGCGCGCTCACGGCCAAGTCATTGGCGGCCCATGGTCACGATGTTATTGCTACGATGCGTGACGCTAGTACGCGCAATCTAGCCAAGAAGGCAGACCTCGAATCTTTCGCACGAAGTGGGGGATATAGACTCCAAGTCGTCGAGCTCGACGTGACGAGTGACGACTCGGTGGCCGCTGCCATGGATCACATTACTTCCACCCATGGCGTTGTTGACGTTCTCGTCAACAACGCTGGCGTGATGAATATCGGGGTTACTGAAGCGTATTCGATAGCCGAATTGCAGACCCAGTTTGACGTCAACACTCTTGGCCCGGCACGCATGTTTCGCGCCGTGTTGCCAGGTATGCGGACACAAGGGTCAGGGTTGATCGTCAGCGTTACATCGCTTGCCGGTCGGGTCGTCTTCCCGTTCTTTGGAGCCTATGCCGCAAGTAAGTTCGCACTAGAGGCGTTAGCAGAAGCGTACCGCTATGAGCTCAGCGGAACGGGAGTCGATTCTGTAATCGTTGAACCCGGTGCATTTGGCACCGAGCTCCTACCACGAAGCCCGGCCCCAAACGACAAGGCTACGGTGGATGCCTACGGTGCCGTGGGCCGGATACCTGATGCAATGAAGGCCAGCTTCCAGAAGATGTATGACTCACCAGAGCCACCGCAACCCCAAGATGTAGCTGACGCAATAGTGCGTCTGATTGAGCAGAACAATCGCCGCCCTCTTCGCACCGTCGTAATGGCGCCGGGTATGGATTTTGGCGTTGAACGCCTGAACCAGGCGGTCAGCACAATTCAAAACGAATTGATGACGACGCTAGAATTCGGATCGATGGTCTGA
- a CDS encoding DJ-1/PfpI family protein produces MKQFNKLSKQTLSAMTMMAATIFAHAANAPSDDEKSIRTEDKPKTTYICQMGNHSHMAGMGPEQEYDKPGICPTDGMEMIAKNSRLRVAVLVYEGVQDIDYSGPMEVFGQAGAKIFTVAANTESVHSTYGIKMQPDFELDHAPEADVLLIPGGNVNAIINNPKALAWVRQRSGDVKTVLSVCTGAFILGKAGLLDGLSATTIAGAIPQLEKMAPKAHIVTNRRYVDNGKFITTAGLSAGMDGALHVVDREIGRLRAQDVARGIEYEWHPDGKGSFALLAAYQMPDVSILLPEGTPWERTVERGNTRQWEVRGRVEIANSAKDFLDASAIAIKTEKWTPVSDKDQSHRHFIKNKDGISWELDLSLANDNAPSAYQLRLVVKVVSGDKKKLAKI; encoded by the coding sequence ATGAAACAATTTAATAAATTAAGCAAGCAAACCTTATCAGCAATGACGATGATGGCCGCGACTATTTTTGCGCATGCCGCAAACGCGCCTTCCGACGATGAAAAATCGATACGGACCGAAGATAAACCGAAGACCACGTATATTTGCCAGATGGGCAACCACTCGCATATGGCTGGCATGGGACCTGAGCAGGAGTATGACAAGCCCGGTATCTGCCCGACCGATGGCATGGAAATGATTGCCAAAAACTCGCGGCTGAGGGTGGCTGTTCTGGTATATGAAGGCGTGCAAGATATTGACTATAGCGGGCCCATGGAAGTATTTGGTCAGGCAGGCGCAAAGATTTTTACGGTCGCGGCTAACACCGAAAGTGTGCACTCAACTTATGGTATCAAGATGCAGCCCGATTTCGAACTTGATCATGCGCCAGAGGCAGATGTGTTGCTGATACCGGGTGGGAATGTCAATGCCATCATTAACAATCCCAAGGCCTTGGCATGGGTACGTCAGCGCAGCGGCGACGTAAAGACAGTCCTGTCGGTCTGCACCGGCGCATTCATCCTTGGTAAAGCTGGTTTGCTGGACGGCCTGTCGGCGACGACCATCGCAGGCGCAATTCCTCAACTCGAAAAAATGGCGCCAAAAGCGCATATTGTGACTAACCGTCGCTATGTCGATAACGGGAAATTCATCACTACCGCTGGTCTTTCGGCCGGCATGGACGGCGCGCTGCATGTGGTTGATCGTGAGATCGGCAGACTGCGCGCGCAAGACGTGGCACGTGGCATAGAGTATGAATGGCATCCGGACGGCAAGGGCAGCTTTGCCTTGCTGGCGGCCTATCAAATGCCGGATGTCTCCATATTGCTGCCAGAGGGTACACCTTGGGAGCGCACCGTCGAACGCGGTAATACCAGGCAATGGGAAGTGCGCGGCCGTGTGGAAATAGCTAACAGCGCGAAGGATTTTCTGGATGCCAGCGCCATTGCGATCAAGACAGAAAAATGGACGCCGGTTTCTGACAAAGACCAATCGCATCGTCATTTTATCAAGAACAAAGATGGCATATCTTGGGAGCTAGATTTAAGCTTGGCTAATGATAATGCGCCATCGGCTTATCAATTGCGCCTGGTGGTCAAAGTGGTCTCGGGAGATAAGAAAAAACTGGCCAAAATCTAA
- a CDS encoding MFS transporter, producing the protein MAAKNEGLNSTVRWTIASLSLSMLLSSLGTSIANVGLPTLAHSFNASFQQVQWVVLAYLLAITTLIVSVGRFGDMIGRRRLLLVGITLFTLASVLCAVAPTLWLLIAARAVQGFGAAIMMALTMAFVGEAVPKEKIGSAMGLLGTMSAVGTALGPSLGGVMIGGFGWRSIFFINLPLGLLTLVLAYRFLPVDRPASNTNRARFDHLGTILLALTLAAYALAMTIGRGNFGAINAALLFAALVGLGLFVFAEMRAKSPLIRMAMFRNSLLSGGFAMSTLVTAVVMATLVVGPFYLSGALGLDAAHVGLVMSSGPIVAALTGVPAGRVVDRFGAHSMSIAGLVGMLVGSSILPMLPTSFGIPGYIVPLVVITAGYALFQAANNTAVMTNIQADQRGVISGMLNLSRNLGLITGASLMGAVFAIGSATSNMMTASPDAVASGMRMTFTVAAVLIVIALYIAYLSHSLAPSDCDCASQTK; encoded by the coding sequence ATGGCGGCTAAGAACGAAGGACTCAACTCCACAGTTCGCTGGACAATAGCCAGCCTTTCGCTTTCCATGTTGCTATCCTCACTCGGCACCAGCATCGCTAATGTTGGATTGCCGACCTTGGCACACTCGTTCAACGCTTCCTTCCAACAAGTCCAGTGGGTGGTCCTGGCCTATCTTCTAGCCATCACCACTCTAATTGTTAGCGTCGGACGGTTCGGCGACATGATTGGTCGCCGGCGCTTGCTGCTTGTGGGGATCACCTTGTTTACGTTGGCCTCAGTCCTGTGTGCGGTTGCTCCGACATTATGGTTGTTGATTGCGGCTCGCGCGGTACAGGGCTTTGGCGCGGCCATTATGATGGCGTTGACCATGGCGTTCGTAGGTGAGGCGGTCCCAAAAGAAAAAATCGGTAGTGCGATGGGGCTGCTTGGCACTATGTCGGCAGTGGGCACTGCGCTTGGGCCGTCACTTGGTGGTGTCATGATTGGCGGTTTTGGTTGGAGATCGATTTTCTTTATCAACTTGCCTTTGGGTTTATTGACGTTGGTTCTCGCTTATCGTTTTCTGCCCGTTGATCGTCCAGCGTCGAACACAAATCGTGCCCGGTTTGACCATTTAGGTACGATTCTGCTTGCGCTAACGCTAGCTGCTTATGCACTTGCGATGACGATAGGGCGTGGTAATTTTGGCGCAATCAATGCGGCACTCTTGTTCGCTGCACTTGTCGGCCTTGGCCTGTTCGTATTTGCTGAAATGAGGGCCAAGTCACCTTTGATTCGTATGGCGATGTTTCGCAATTCGTTGTTAAGCGGTGGCTTCGCAATGAGTACCTTGGTGACCGCCGTAGTGATGGCCACGTTGGTGGTTGGCCCGTTTTATCTTTCAGGTGCGCTTGGACTCGATGCCGCTCATGTTGGCCTCGTTATGTCCTCCGGTCCGATAGTTGCCGCACTTACTGGAGTCCCTGCTGGGCGGGTTGTTGACCGGTTTGGTGCACATAGTATGAGTATTGCCGGCCTGGTTGGTATGTTGGTTGGTTCCTCCATCCTGCCAATGCTGCCGACCAGTTTCGGTATTCCTGGTTACATCGTTCCTTTGGTAGTGATTACCGCTGGCTACGCGCTGTTTCAGGCTGCAAACAATACTGCGGTGATGACGAATATTCAAGCCGACCAGCGCGGTGTCATTTCCGGCATGCTCAATCTGTCGCGCAATTTGGGACTGATCACTGGCGCATCGCTAATGGGGGCGGTTTTTGCGATTGGGTCTGCGACAAGCAACATGATGACAGCAAGCCCTGATGCTGTTGCTTCTGGTATGCGAATGACCTTCACCGTGGCAGCAGTGCTCATCGTAATTGCTCTTTACATCGCCTACTTGAGCCATTCTCTCGCTCCTTCAGACTGCGACTGCGCTTCACAAACAAAATGA
- a CDS encoding LysR family transcriptional regulator: MDKLFAMQTFVRVVETGGFSAVSRERNTSQSSVSKQIAALENSLGVKLLTRTTRSLTLTEDGEQYFEEVRRLISEVAEAEARLRHGEQQLRGLLRVAAPVAFGLRVLMPHVRDFLKIHPNIKIDLRLNDNVIDLVEQGVDVAVRIAHLSDSGLIARCIGESRAVLVASRSYLASLPDNLAVPKTPDELRMHACIVYTERLTKNAWTFTNALGESVSVTVNGPLQSNSSEAVRSAALNGLGIAYVPIWHFEDEIKSGEMQILLPDWPVPPLPIYLVCPSQRRQTAKVRAFSDYLVEVLKP, from the coding sequence ATGGATAAGCTTTTTGCGATGCAGACATTTGTACGTGTGGTTGAAACGGGAGGGTTTTCTGCTGTCTCGCGTGAACGCAACACTAGTCAAAGTAGCGTGAGTAAACAGATCGCTGCGCTGGAGAATTCTCTGGGCGTCAAGCTACTAACCAGAACCACAAGATCTCTTACCTTAACTGAAGATGGCGAACAATATTTTGAAGAGGTGCGTAGGCTAATCTCTGAGGTGGCCGAGGCTGAGGCGCGCTTGCGCCACGGAGAACAACAATTGCGCGGCTTATTACGTGTCGCAGCACCAGTTGCCTTTGGATTGCGGGTATTAATGCCTCACGTACGTGACTTTTTGAAAATCCATCCGAATATAAAAATTGACCTAAGACTCAACGACAATGTGATCGATCTGGTGGAGCAAGGAGTTGACGTGGCGGTACGTATCGCGCATTTATCCGACAGCGGTTTGATTGCCCGTTGTATCGGCGAAAGTCGCGCAGTATTAGTTGCTAGCCGTAGTTATCTCGCATCGCTTCCGGATAATTTAGCTGTGCCGAAAACGCCAGATGAGCTGCGTATGCACGCTTGTATTGTCTACACAGAACGCCTGACAAAAAATGCCTGGACGTTTACCAATGCGCTGGGCGAGAGTGTTTCTGTGACTGTCAATGGCCCATTGCAAAGCAACAGTTCCGAAGCTGTACGCTCGGCAGCATTAAATGGCCTCGGTATTGCCTACGTGCCGATCTGGCATTTTGAGGATGAAATAAAGTCTGGTGAAATGCAAATTTTATTACCCGATTGGCCTGTCCCTCCACTCCCTATATACCTTGTTTGTCCATCTCAACGCCGCCAAACCGCAAAGGTGCGTGCGTTTTCTGATTATCTTGTTGAAGTGCTCAAACCTTAG
- a CDS encoding DUF2798 domain-containing protein, with protein sequence MSKLDEQKTTVNRWKLPARYTAQVFAFYMAAIMALLMSAVIVAANTGIGAGFLSRVSHAYQLAMPAAFLCILFVRPIVMKLVTITIHK encoded by the coding sequence ATGAGTAAGCTTGATGAACAAAAAACGACAGTGAATCGCTGGAAACTACCAGCTCGTTATACCGCACAAGTATTTGCCTTCTACATGGCAGCTATCATGGCATTGTTAATGTCGGCTGTGATCGTGGCAGCCAATACTGGGATAGGTGCTGGCTTCCTTAGTCGCGTTTCCCATGCCTATCAATTGGCAATGCCTGCGGCATTTCTTTGTATTCTATTCGTACGCCCAATAGTGATGAAGTTGGTTACTATAACTATTCATAAATAG
- a CDS encoding LysR family transcriptional regulator, with the protein MSTPDFNLLLTLDAVLTEGSVARAAKRLGLSPSAMSRALARLRETTGDPLLVRAGRGLVPTPRALELREKVSQIVQDAEAVLRPTENLNLKQLERTFTIRTREGFVENFGPGLLVRVAEEAPGVRLCFVQKLDKDSVLLRNGTVDLETGIVGNTMGPEVRAQALLRDRLVGVVRIGHPLSKGEITAASYASGKHIGVSLRGNEKGLIDEALSLLNLERDVATIVGGFSTALALTRATDMIASVPERHTGNLRAGMFSFPLPITMPEFTVSLLWHPRFHADPAHRWLRGLVLDACASFR; encoded by the coding sequence ATGTCAACACCTGATTTCAACTTACTCCTTACTCTTGATGCCGTTCTAACGGAGGGAAGCGTTGCGCGTGCAGCCAAGCGACTCGGACTGAGTCCGTCGGCTATGAGCCGCGCGCTCGCGCGATTGCGAGAGACGACCGGTGACCCACTATTGGTTAGAGCTGGCCGCGGTTTGGTTCCGACACCTCGGGCATTAGAGCTGCGTGAAAAAGTAAGTCAGATCGTTCAAGATGCCGAAGCGGTGCTACGACCTACTGAAAATCTCAATCTCAAACAGCTGGAGAGAACGTTTACGATAAGGACCCGCGAAGGTTTTGTCGAGAACTTTGGCCCAGGCTTGCTTGTTCGTGTTGCAGAGGAGGCTCCCGGCGTGCGGCTATGTTTTGTGCAAAAGTTAGACAAGGACAGTGTTCTATTGCGCAACGGTACGGTCGATCTGGAGACGGGAATTGTGGGGAATACGATGGGGCCAGAAGTACGAGCGCAGGCATTACTGCGTGATCGGTTGGTTGGTGTTGTACGAATAGGGCACCCACTTAGCAAGGGGGAAATCACTGCCGCCAGTTATGCAAGTGGTAAGCATATCGGCGTTTCATTGCGTGGTAATGAAAAAGGGCTAATCGACGAAGCACTCAGTTTGCTTAACCTGGAACGAGATGTAGCAACAATTGTCGGTGGTTTTTCGACCGCACTTGCCTTGACGCGAGCCACTGACATGATCGCTAGTGTTCCTGAACGTCATACCGGAAACCTGAGAGCCGGAATGTTTAGTTTTCCACTTCCAATCACGATGCCGGAGTTTACTGTTTCATTGCTTTGGCATCCCAGGTTTCATGCTGATCCTGCACACCGCTGGTTGCGCGGTCTTGTTTTAGATGCCTGCGCCTCGTTCCGCTGA